A stretch of the Cumulibacter soli genome encodes the following:
- the ilvN gene encoding acetolactate synthase small subunit, whose protein sequence is MTTSRHTLSVLVQDKPGVLARIAGLFSRRGFNIESLAVGPTEQPELSRITVVVAVEENQIEQVTKQLNKLIQVIKIVELDSASSVQRQIMLIKVRIDAHHRTPVLETVNLFRAKVVDVTTDSVTVEATGTAEKLAALNAALEPFGIRELVQSGVVAIGRGPRSITTSHVRSADRAS, encoded by the coding sequence ATGACAACCAGCCGCCACACCCTGTCCGTGCTCGTGCAGGACAAACCCGGGGTGCTCGCTCGGATCGCCGGGCTTTTCAGCCGACGCGGGTTCAACATCGAGTCGCTCGCTGTGGGACCGACCGAACAGCCCGAACTGTCGCGCATCACCGTCGTGGTCGCCGTCGAAGAGAACCAGATCGAGCAGGTGACCAAGCAGCTGAACAAGCTGATCCAGGTCATCAAGATCGTGGAGTTGGATTCGGCGAGTTCGGTGCAGCGTCAGATCATGCTGATCAAGGTCCGCATTGACGCTCACCACCGCACTCCCGTGCTCGAGACGGTGAATCTGTTCCGCGCGAAGGTCGTCGATGTCACCACCGACTCGGTCACCGTCGAAGCGACCGGAACCGCCGAAAAGCTCGCAGCGCTCAATGCGGCGCTCGAACCGTTCGGTATTCGCGAACTCGTACAGTCCGGCGTCGTGGCCATCGGTCGCGGCCCGCGTTCGATCACCACCTCGCACGTGCGCTCTGCCGACCGCGCGAGTTAA
- the gatB gene encoding Asp-tRNA(Asn)/Glu-tRNA(Gln) amidotransferase subunit GatB, protein MSQVHTQADPEVVEALERYEPVVGLETHVELGTDSKMFCGCATAFGAEPNTQICPVCLGLPGALPVPNAAAIESTVRIGLALHCTIAQHSQFSRKNYFYPDMPKNFQTSQYDDPLCENGYLDVVVDGEVHRVEIERVHLEEDTGKSLHVGGSTGRIQGATHSLVDFNRAGIPLVEIVTKPITGTGELAGAVARAYVTELREVIRSLDVSDVRMEQGSLRCDVNLSLNRPGQPWGTRTETKNVNSLRSVERAVNSEIVRQAPLLDDGVAIVQETRHFHEDSGQTTAGRSKEEATDYRYFPEPDLVPMTPDPQWVQSLRAELPELPGVRRTRLQAEWDISAREMEALVNTGALEVVVATIDAGASAAEARKWWTGQLARLANSAGIEVAQLAITPAQVASVIDLVAQGRINDKLARQVVDGVIAGEGDPEQVVADRGLEVVSDTGALSAAVDAAIADNDDVAQKIRGGKVQAVGALVGAVMKATRGQADAATVRELILQKLGAQ, encoded by the coding sequence ATGAGTCAGGTCCACACGCAAGCCGATCCCGAGGTCGTCGAGGCGCTGGAGCGGTACGAGCCGGTCGTGGGCCTGGAAACGCATGTCGAACTGGGCACCGACTCGAAAATGTTCTGCGGCTGCGCGACAGCCTTCGGCGCAGAGCCGAATACCCAGATCTGCCCTGTATGCCTAGGCCTCCCCGGCGCTCTGCCGGTGCCGAATGCGGCGGCGATCGAATCGACCGTCCGCATCGGTTTGGCGTTGCACTGCACGATCGCACAGCATTCGCAGTTCTCTCGCAAGAACTACTTCTATCCCGATATGCCGAAGAACTTCCAGACCTCGCAGTACGACGACCCGCTCTGCGAGAACGGTTATCTGGATGTCGTGGTGGACGGCGAGGTGCACCGGGTGGAGATTGAGCGGGTGCATCTGGAGGAGGACACCGGTAAGTCGCTGCACGTCGGCGGCTCGACCGGCCGGATCCAGGGAGCGACACACTCACTGGTCGACTTCAACCGCGCGGGAATCCCGCTGGTTGAGATCGTGACGAAGCCGATCACCGGTACCGGCGAATTGGCTGGAGCTGTGGCGCGTGCGTACGTCACCGAACTACGCGAAGTGATCCGTTCGCTGGACGTCTCGGACGTGCGGATGGAGCAGGGCTCGTTGCGGTGCGATGTAAACCTGTCGCTGAACCGTCCGGGCCAGCCGTGGGGGACCCGTACTGAGACGAAGAACGTGAATTCGTTGCGGTCGGTCGAACGCGCCGTCAATTCCGAGATCGTGCGTCAGGCGCCGCTGCTGGATGACGGCGTAGCGATCGTGCAGGAGACTCGGCATTTCCACGAAGACTCCGGCCAGACAACGGCGGGTCGTAGCAAGGAAGAGGCGACCGATTACCGGTACTTCCCGGAGCCGGACCTCGTGCCGATGACGCCGGATCCGCAGTGGGTGCAGTCGCTGCGCGCCGAACTGCCCGAACTCCCGGGCGTCCGCCGGACACGGCTACAGGCGGAGTGGGATATTTCTGCGCGCGAGATGGAGGCGCTAGTCAACACCGGGGCGCTGGAGGTCGTCGTAGCAACGATCGATGCCGGAGCCTCAGCAGCCGAGGCCCGCAAGTGGTGGACCGGCCAGCTGGCGCGATTGGCCAATAGCGCTGGGATCGAAGTGGCGCAATTGGCGATCACGCCCGCTCAGGTGGCCTCGGTTATCGACCTTGTCGCGCAGGGGCGGATTAACGACAAACTCGCTCGGCAGGTCGTCGACGGTGTGATTGCCGGCGAAGGCGATCCGGAACAGGTGGTCGCCGACCGTGGTTTGGAAGTCGTCTCCGACACTGGCGCCCTGAGTGCCGCCGTCGACGCGGCGATCGCGGACAACGATGATGTCGCGCAGAAGATCCGTGGCGGCAAGGTGCAGGCCGTCGGCGCGCTGGTCGGTGCGGTGATGAAGGCCACGCGTGGTCAAGCCGACGCCGCGACTGTGCGTGAACTGATCCTGCAGAAGCTCGGTGCCCAGTAG
- a CDS encoding 3-isopropylmalate dehydrogenase codes for MKLAVIPGDGIGIEVTAEALKVLDAAGVASEQTSYTLGAKFWHETGELLPESVLEELRGHDAILLGAIGDPSVPPGILERGMLLKLRFAFEHYVNLRPSKLYPNTESVLAGDPQIDFVVFREGTEGPYVGNGGVIRQGTVNEIATEVSLNTAFGARRVIEAAFETAQKRPRKHITLVHKTNVLVHAGGLWQRTFDEVAQQYPDVTTAYSHVDAAMIYLVTDPQRFDVIVTDNLFGDIVTDLAAAVTGGIGLAASGNIDASRANPSMFEPVHGSAPDIAGQNLADPTAAILSASMLLDHMGDAATAARIEKAVTADLAARDRNNAGSTTDIGDRIAKLVADS; via the coding sequence ATGAAGCTCGCAGTAATCCCCGGTGACGGCATCGGCATCGAGGTCACCGCGGAAGCACTGAAGGTGCTCGACGCCGCAGGCGTGGCGAGTGAGCAAACGTCGTACACCCTCGGCGCAAAGTTCTGGCACGAGACGGGCGAACTGCTGCCCGAATCGGTCCTGGAAGAACTGCGTGGACACGACGCGATCTTGCTCGGCGCGATCGGTGACCCGTCCGTGCCACCGGGGATTCTCGAGCGCGGGATGCTCCTGAAACTGCGGTTCGCGTTCGAGCACTACGTGAACCTGCGCCCATCGAAGCTGTACCCGAACACCGAATCGGTGCTCGCCGGGGACCCGCAGATCGACTTCGTCGTATTCCGCGAAGGAACCGAAGGCCCGTACGTCGGCAACGGGGGCGTGATCCGTCAGGGAACCGTCAACGAGATTGCCACTGAGGTGTCACTGAACACCGCGTTCGGGGCTCGCCGAGTGATCGAGGCGGCTTTCGAGACCGCGCAGAAGCGTCCGCGCAAGCACATCACGCTGGTCCACAAGACCAACGTACTCGTGCACGCGGGCGGACTGTGGCAGCGCACGTTCGATGAGGTGGCGCAGCAGTACCCGGATGTGACCACGGCGTACTCGCACGTCGATGCCGCGATGATCTACCTGGTGACCGACCCGCAGCGCTTCGATGTCATCGTCACCGACAATCTGTTCGGCGACATCGTGACCGACCTCGCTGCGGCGGTGACCGGCGGTATCGGACTGGCGGCATCGGGCAACATCGATGCGTCCCGTGCGAACCCGTCCATGTTCGAGCCGGTGCACGGTTCGGCGCCCGACATCGCGGGGCAGAACCTGGCCGACCCGACGGCGGCCATTCTGTCGGCGAGCATGTTGCTCGATCACATGGGCGATGCGGCTACGGCGGCGCGAATCGAGAAGGCCGTGACGGCCGACCTCGCGGCTCGTGATCGCAACAACGCCGGGTCGACCACCGATATCGGTGACCGCATCGCCAAGCTCGTAGCCGATTCCTAG
- the cimA gene encoding citramalate synthase, with amino-acid sequence MTTQVSPLGDSFHVYDTTLRDGAQREGISYSVADKLAVARLLDEQGVGFIEGGWPGALPKDTEFFERARTELDLTTAQLVAFGSTRKAGGTAAADPQVQALLDSQAPVICLVAKSDVRHVEQALRTTRAENLAMVSDTVAHLVAQGRRVFVDCEHFFDGYKYDSAYTLSVMTAAFEAGADVVVMCDTNGGMLPGGIHEVVSEVRAAVQGRLGIHCQDDTGCAVANTLTGVQAGVSHVQCTANGYGERTGNADLFGVLGGLVAKLDMKVLPEGRFAEMQRISHALAELANLAPDTHQPYVGASSFAHKAGLHASAIKVAPELYNHMDPAEVGNDMRILVTEMAGRASVELKGRELGVDIADDPAAVGRVVEIVKKREAEGWSYEAADASFELLLRDERDPQRRRAFTLESYRVIVEHRDGEVISEATVKVLVGDSRVIATAEGNGPVNALDQALRQAIIGHYPQLAGIDLADYKVRILEGRAGTDATTRVLIDTTDGERTWTTVGVHQNVVEASWTALVDSVAYALEA; translated from the coding sequence ATGACTACCCAGGTGAGCCCGCTCGGCGATTCCTTCCACGTATATGACACGACGCTGCGCGATGGCGCTCAGCGTGAGGGGATTAGTTACTCCGTTGCGGACAAGCTCGCCGTCGCGCGTCTGCTCGACGAGCAGGGTGTGGGTTTCATCGAGGGTGGCTGGCCGGGCGCGCTACCGAAGGACACCGAGTTCTTCGAGCGCGCCCGGACCGAGCTCGACCTGACGACCGCGCAACTGGTGGCGTTCGGGTCTACCCGCAAAGCGGGTGGTACGGCGGCCGCTGACCCGCAGGTGCAGGCGCTGCTGGACTCGCAGGCACCGGTGATCTGTCTGGTCGCCAAGTCCGACGTACGACACGTCGAACAGGCGCTACGCACCACGCGTGCGGAGAACCTCGCGATGGTGAGTGACACCGTCGCACACCTCGTCGCGCAGGGTCGGCGAGTTTTCGTCGACTGCGAGCATTTCTTCGACGGCTACAAGTACGACTCGGCGTACACCCTGTCCGTGATGACCGCGGCCTTCGAGGCCGGCGCCGACGTCGTGGTCATGTGCGATACCAACGGCGGAATGCTGCCCGGCGGTATCCACGAGGTGGTCAGCGAAGTCCGCGCCGCTGTGCAGGGCCGCCTGGGCATTCACTGCCAGGACGACACCGGCTGCGCGGTTGCGAACACGCTCACCGGCGTACAAGCCGGCGTCAGCCACGTGCAATGCACCGCCAACGGGTACGGCGAACGTACCGGTAACGCCGATCTGTTCGGCGTCCTCGGCGGCTTGGTCGCCAAACTCGATATGAAGGTGCTGCCCGAGGGGCGTTTCGCTGAGATGCAGCGGATCTCGCATGCGCTGGCCGAACTGGCAAACCTTGCCCCCGACACGCACCAGCCGTACGTCGGCGCCTCATCCTTCGCGCACAAGGCCGGTTTGCATGCCAGCGCGATCAAGGTTGCGCCCGAACTCTACAACCACATGGACCCCGCCGAAGTCGGCAACGATATGCGCATCCTGGTCACCGAGATGGCCGGTCGCGCGAGCGTCGAACTCAAGGGTCGCGAACTCGGTGTGGATATCGCCGATGATCCGGCGGCTGTGGGACGAGTAGTTGAGATCGTCAAGAAACGTGAGGCAGAGGGGTGGTCCTATGAGGCCGCCGACGCTTCATTCGAACTGCTCCTGCGTGATGAGCGCGATCCGCAACGTCGACGAGCCTTCACTCTCGAGTCGTATCGCGTCATCGTCGAACACCGCGATGGCGAAGTGATCTCGGAAGCCACCGTCAAGGTCCTCGTCGGCGATTCCCGGGTGATCGCGACCGCGGAAGGAAACGGTCCGGTCAACGCACTGGACCAGGCGCTACGTCAGGCGATCATCGGTCACTATCCGCAGTTGGCCGGCATCGATCTGGCCGATTACAAGGTGCGGATCCTCGAGGGGCGGGCCGGTACGGACGCGACCACCCGCGTACTGATCGACACTACTGATGGTGAACGCACCTGGACCACGGTCGGCGTGCACCAGAACGTCGTCGAGGCTTCGTGGACCGCGCTCGTCGACAGCGTCGCGTACGCCCTGGAGGCTTAG
- a CDS encoding PH domain-containing protein — MSHPPHDTSPVAPASARVHSTSRSKAPEVRRLRYTPTAIVPLVIGALCAFPLAAALGWWGLLVAVPFVLAIVMLRRVGLDVSPDDVRVRGLFASVTIAREDLVGFTIVDNKVHLDRADGSSVRVPTVRPRDLPMLRQELFSPGSPQEHDS, encoded by the coding sequence GTGAGTCACCCCCCGCATGACACGTCCCCGGTTGCACCCGCCAGCGCCAGGGTCCACTCGACTTCCCGCAGCAAGGCACCGGAAGTACGTCGGCTTCGGTATACGCCGACGGCGATCGTGCCGCTGGTCATCGGTGCGCTCTGCGCGTTTCCGCTCGCCGCCGCGCTGGGCTGGTGGGGTCTGTTGGTGGCCGTTCCATTTGTTCTCGCGATCGTCATGCTCCGCCGGGTTGGCCTCGACGTATCACCAGACGACGTACGCGTGCGTGGACTCTTCGCGAGCGTCACCATCGCGCGTGAGGATTTGGTCGGATTCACCATCGTGGACAACAAGGTGCACCTGGACCGCGCCGACGGCTCGTCGGTGCGGGTGCCGACCGTACGTCCACGCGACCTGCCGATGCTTCGCCAGGAACTATTTTCGCCCGGATCGCCCCAGGAGCACGATTCCTAA
- the ilvC gene encoding ketol-acid reductoisomerase, with product MAATMFYDDDADLTKVQGRKVAVIGYGSQGEAHALSLRDSGVDVRVGLQPSSKSRQKAEDEGLRVVTPAEAAAEADLIMILAPDPAQASLYENEIAQHLNDGDAIFFGHGFNIRFGYIKPPANIAVAMVAPKGPGHLVRREYVDGKGVPCLVAVEQDPSGDTLALALSYAKAIGGTRAGVIQTTFTEETETDLFGEQSVLCGGVSRLVQQGFEVLTEAGYQPEVAYFECLHELKLIVDLMYEGGIAKQRWSVSDTAEYGDYTSGPKVVDDRVKENMKSVLGAIRDGSWAQAFMDDQAAGAPDFKARRAEQETHPIEATGRELRKLMSWVATQDDYQEGTAAR from the coding sequence ATGGCAGCAACAATGTTTTACGACGACGACGCGGACCTGACCAAGGTCCAGGGACGCAAGGTCGCCGTCATCGGTTACGGCAGCCAGGGCGAGGCGCACGCGCTGTCGCTGCGCGACTCCGGCGTCGACGTTCGCGTCGGCCTGCAGCCCTCCTCCAAGAGCCGTCAGAAGGCCGAAGATGAGGGCCTGCGCGTCGTCACTCCGGCAGAAGCCGCGGCCGAGGCCGACCTGATCATGATTCTGGCGCCGGACCCGGCGCAAGCCTCGCTGTACGAAAACGAGATCGCCCAGCACCTCAACGACGGTGACGCAATCTTCTTCGGTCACGGCTTCAACATCCGCTTCGGCTACATCAAGCCCCCGGCCAACATCGCCGTCGCGATGGTTGCTCCGAAGGGCCCGGGCCACCTGGTTCGTCGCGAATACGTCGACGGCAAGGGTGTGCCGTGCCTCGTTGCTGTCGAGCAGGACCCTTCCGGTGACACGCTCGCGTTGGCGCTGTCGTACGCGAAGGCGATCGGCGGTACCCGCGCCGGCGTCATCCAGACCACCTTCACCGAGGAGACCGAAACCGACCTGTTCGGCGAGCAGTCGGTGCTCTGTGGTGGCGTGAGCCGCCTCGTCCAGCAGGGCTTCGAGGTGCTGACCGAGGCCGGTTACCAGCCTGAGGTCGCGTACTTCGAGTGCCTGCACGAGCTGAAGCTGATCGTCGACCTGATGTACGAAGGCGGCATCGCGAAGCAGCGTTGGTCCGTCTCCGACACCGCCGAGTACGGCGACTACACCTCCGGCCCGAAGGTCGTCGACGACCGCGTCAAGGAGAACATGAAGTCCGTTCTCGGCGCGATCCGCGACGGCTCGTGGGCGCAGGCCTTCATGGACGACCAGGCCGCTGGCGCTCCTGACTTCAAGGCACGTCGCGCCGAGCAGGAGACGCACCCGATCGAGGCCACCGGTCGTGAGCTGCGCAAGCTCATGAGCTGGGTCGCGACTCAGGACGACTACCAGGAAGGTACGGCGGCCCGCTGA
- a CDS encoding TetR/AcrR family transcriptional regulator encodes MVRLAISERRDLLIAAAWRVMAREGVAAATTRAICAEANMPQSSFHYCFDTRADLLRIVVTSRMPDFITLSTNAIEAARTPTDRIRAALEAWWQDVLANPQTHAVMFDITVHAHYDPDLHDLGTYQYAEAHATVLTLLNYAVRDGQYAWDTDIEQLAVSVVAFLNGLSLRYMVEPHNSSFSGALDTFAAELSAHLTAVHTAASV; translated from the coding sequence ATGGTGCGGTTAGCAATCTCCGAGCGACGCGATCTGCTGATCGCGGCCGCATGGCGTGTTATGGCCCGCGAAGGCGTCGCCGCGGCGACCACGCGCGCGATCTGCGCCGAAGCAAATATGCCGCAGTCCTCGTTCCATTATTGCTTCGATACCCGCGCGGATCTGCTCCGCATCGTCGTTACCAGCAGGATGCCGGATTTCATCACGTTATCGACCAACGCAATCGAAGCAGCGCGGACACCAACCGACCGGATTCGTGCCGCGCTCGAGGCGTGGTGGCAGGACGTCCTCGCCAACCCACAGACGCACGCGGTGATGTTCGACATCACGGTGCACGCGCACTATGACCCGGACCTGCACGATCTCGGCACCTACCAGTACGCCGAAGCGCACGCGACGGTGCTCACCCTGCTCAATTACGCCGTACGCGACGGGCAGTACGCCTGGGACACCGATATCGAACAGCTCGCGGTCAGCGTCGTCGCCTTCCTCAACGGTCTGTCGCTGCGGTACATGGTCGAACCGCACAACAGTTCGTTCAGCGGAGCGCTCGACACCTTTGCCGCCGAGCTGTCCGCGCACCTCACTGCGGTCCATACCGCAGCCTCGGTCTAG
- a CDS encoding PQQ-dependent sugar dehydrogenase: MQLRSRYGLSGIAISVAMVLLSGCASDEGNYTGSGNWVEQGSPAVPNIPQPQEPGPPTGSEPDSDEESASDNVRATDLDQPVTLTALPDGTALVGERVSGTVTQVFPAKEMKQKKLYTLSGIDGSDGGGLVSMAASPKYLENGLVYAYITTKTEGRIVSLNGKGVTKDIVTGLPKAPAALTFGPDGSLLIAIGGSGSQYSGKILAVDHWGDPAPAATEGIVMSQGVSNPLGLCTNGVGVYVVNGGSPNGGQLSGNAVYEVAGPSKDQGGMNAMSPIISYSEESAGAAGCAATEVQITTAGTDSESVAKSVLSQDGTVNGSPVLQYTGEFGRLRAIALDPVGGGYWVSTYNTDGIGDPAKDDDKVLYLPEQGGAGSGDVS; encoded by the coding sequence ATGCAACTCCGCTCCCGTTACGGTCTGAGCGGCATCGCGATCAGCGTCGCCATGGTTTTGCTCAGCGGCTGCGCGAGCGATGAGGGCAACTACACAGGTTCCGGCAACTGGGTCGAACAAGGCAGCCCGGCAGTGCCGAACATTCCGCAGCCACAGGAGCCTGGGCCGCCCACCGGCAGCGAACCGGACAGCGATGAAGAGAGCGCGAGCGATAACGTGCGCGCCACCGATCTGGATCAACCGGTGACGCTCACGGCGCTACCCGACGGCACTGCGCTGGTCGGCGAACGGGTAAGCGGTACGGTCACCCAGGTATTTCCTGCCAAGGAAATGAAGCAAAAGAAGCTGTATACCCTCAGCGGTATCGACGGTAGTGACGGCGGCGGGCTGGTGTCGATGGCAGCCTCGCCGAAGTACCTCGAAAACGGGCTGGTCTACGCGTACATCACCACCAAGACCGAAGGCCGCATCGTCAGCCTCAACGGCAAAGGCGTCACTAAGGACATCGTCACCGGGCTACCGAAGGCGCCCGCCGCGCTCACTTTCGGACCGGACGGCAGCCTCCTGATCGCTATCGGCGGTTCGGGTAGCCAATACTCCGGCAAGATCCTCGCGGTCGACCATTGGGGCGACCCGGCGCCGGCGGCCACCGAAGGGATTGTGATGTCCCAGGGGGTTTCCAATCCCCTCGGGCTGTGCACGAACGGGGTTGGCGTGTACGTCGTCAACGGGGGCAGTCCAAACGGCGGGCAACTGAGCGGGAACGCCGTGTACGAAGTCGCAGGTCCGTCCAAAGATCAGGGCGGTATGAATGCGATGTCCCCAATTATCAGTTACTCCGAGGAGAGCGCCGGCGCTGCTGGTTGCGCGGCCACGGAGGTTCAGATCACCACTGCCGGCACTGACTCCGAATCGGTGGCGAAGTCGGTTCTGAGTCAGGACGGAACCGTCAACGGGTCCCCGGTACTGCAGTACACCGGCGAGTTCGGTCGACTGCGCGCCATCGCGCTCGACCCGGTAGGCGGCGGGTACTGGGTCAGCACCTACAACACCGACGGAATCGGCGATCCTGCCAAGGACGACGACAAGGTGTTGTACCTACCCGAACAGGGCGGCGCCGGCAGCGGCGACGTGAGCTAA
- a CDS encoding acetolactate synthase large subunit, which produces MANPATVTPQPPQRGSNVSDERIVAECSGAQSLVYSLEQVGVETLFGIPGGAVLPVYDPLFDSSMRHILVRHEQGAGHAAEGYAQASGKVGVCIATSGPGATNLVTPIADAHMDSVPIVAITGQVGAALLGTDGFQEADICGITTPISKHNMLVTDAADIPRAIAEAFHIAESGRPGPVLVDIPKSVLEARTTFRWPPQIDLPGYRPVTRPHLKQIREAARMIHAAKRPVLYVGGGIIKANASKELLALAELSGIPVVTTLMARGAFPDSHELHLGMPGMHGTVPAVTALQKADLLIALGTRFDDRVTGQLKSFAPEAKVVHADIDAAEIGKNRAADVPIVGDCKETMTELATALRALREGSEPADLTDWWQQLNRWREKFPLGYDWPADGTLAPQYVIERINALTADDAVYVAGVGQHQMWAAQFVTYDQPRTWLNSGGLGTMGYAIPAAMGAKTAMPDKVVWAIDGDGCFQMTNQELATCAIEGIPIKVAVINNGNLGMVRQWQTLFYQERYSNTELGTHKHRIPDFVMLAEALGCAGIRVESKEDVDAAIEKALEINDRPVLIDFIVGKDAQVWPMVAAGTSNDEILAARDLRPDFDEE; this is translated from the coding sequence ATGGCCAACCCAGCCACAGTTACGCCGCAGCCGCCCCAGCGCGGCTCGAATGTGTCTGACGAACGCATCGTCGCCGAATGTAGCGGCGCCCAATCGCTGGTCTACTCCCTGGAGCAGGTCGGTGTCGAGACCTTGTTCGGCATCCCCGGGGGCGCCGTCCTGCCGGTCTACGACCCGCTCTTCGATTCATCCATGCGCCACATTCTGGTGCGCCACGAACAGGGTGCCGGTCACGCCGCCGAGGGCTATGCCCAGGCCAGCGGCAAAGTCGGTGTCTGCATCGCGACGTCCGGTCCGGGCGCGACAAACCTGGTGACCCCGATCGCCGATGCGCACATGGACTCGGTGCCGATCGTGGCTATTACCGGCCAGGTGGGTGCCGCGCTGCTGGGCACCGATGGCTTTCAGGAAGCCGACATCTGCGGCATCACGACGCCGATCTCCAAGCACAACATGCTGGTGACCGACGCGGCAGACATTCCTCGCGCCATCGCCGAGGCGTTCCACATCGCCGAGTCCGGACGCCCGGGACCGGTGCTCGTTGATATTCCGAAGAGCGTCCTGGAGGCGCGGACCACCTTCCGTTGGCCGCCGCAGATCGATCTGCCCGGTTACCGCCCCGTCACGCGGCCGCACCTGAAGCAGATTCGTGAGGCCGCGCGGATGATTCACGCGGCGAAACGTCCCGTGCTGTACGTCGGCGGCGGCATCATCAAGGCGAACGCGTCGAAGGAACTGCTCGCGCTCGCCGAATTGTCCGGCATTCCAGTGGTGACCACTCTGATGGCGCGTGGAGCCTTCCCCGACTCGCACGAGTTGCACCTGGGCATGCCGGGTATGCACGGCACGGTCCCCGCGGTCACGGCATTGCAGAAGGCGGACCTGTTGATCGCGCTGGGCACGCGGTTCGATGACCGGGTCACCGGGCAGTTGAAGAGTTTTGCGCCGGAGGCGAAGGTCGTGCACGCCGATATCGACGCTGCCGAAATCGGGAAGAACCGCGCCGCGGATGTGCCGATCGTCGGCGATTGCAAAGAGACGATGACCGAACTCGCTACGGCATTGCGAGCGTTGCGTGAGGGTTCCGAGCCTGCCGACCTGACCGACTGGTGGCAGCAGCTGAACCGCTGGCGGGAAAAGTTCCCGCTGGGTTATGACTGGCCGGCCGATGGCACGCTCGCACCGCAGTACGTGATCGAACGGATCAACGCGCTCACCGCCGATGACGCCGTGTACGTCGCCGGAGTGGGCCAGCACCAAATGTGGGCCGCCCAGTTCGTCACCTACGACCAGCCGCGCACGTGGTTGAACTCCGGCGGACTCGGCACGATGGGGTACGCGATTCCGGCGGCCATGGGGGCCAAGACGGCGATGCCGGACAAGGTCGTTTGGGCGATCGATGGCGATGGCTGCTTCCAGATGACCAACCAGGAGCTCGCCACCTGCGCGATCGAAGGAATTCCGATCAAGGTCGCCGTGATCAACAACGGTAACCTGGGCATGGTGCGGCAATGGCAGACGCTGTTCTACCAGGAGCGGTACTCCAACACCGAGTTGGGCACGCACAAGCACCGCATTCCTGATTTCGTGATGCTTGCCGAGGCGTTGGGCTGCGCGGGTATTCGCGTCGAATCCAAAGAGGATGTCGATGCCGCCATCGAAAAGGCGCTCGAAATCAACGATCGACCAGTGCTCATCGACTTCATCGTCGGTAAGGACGCGCAGGTCTGGCCGATGGTGGCCGCCGGTACGAGCAACGACGAGATTCTCGCGGCCCGCGACCTGCGGCCCGACTTCGACGAGGAGTAG